One genomic region from Cydia amplana chromosome Z, ilCydAmpl1.1, whole genome shotgun sequence encodes:
- the LOC134660733 gene encoding U3 small nucleolar ribonucleoprotein protein IMP3 produces the protein MVRKLKFHEQKLLKKVDFISWKVDNNLNEVKVMKKYYVQKREDYTKYNKLSREIREIANKIKDLDATAEFRTEASAQLLEKLYQMGLIPTRWDLALATNVSASSFCRRRLPVVMCRNKMSENLKEATKLIEQGHVRVGPEVVKDPAFLVNRSLEDFVTWVDGSAIKRHVMEYNDMRDDFDLL, from the exons ATGGTGCGAAAACTAAAATTTCACGAGCAGAAATTGCTCAAGAAAGTAGATTTTATATCATGGAAAGTGGACAATAACTTGAACGAGGTGAAAGTGATGAAGAAATACTATGTTCAGAAGCGAGAAGATTACACAAA GTATAACAAGCTTTCTCGAGAAATCCGTGAGATAGCGAACAAAATCAAAGACCTAGACGCAACGGCAGAGTTTCGCACGGAGGCGAGCGCACAGTTACTGGAGAAGCTGTACCAGATGGGGCTGATCCCGACGCGCTGGGACCTGGCGCTGGCCACCAACGTGTCCGCCAGCTCCTTCTGCCGGCGGCGGCTGCCCGTCGTCATGTGTAGAA ATAAAATGTCAGAGAACCTGAAAGAGGCCACCAAGCTGATTGAGCAGGGGCATGTGCGTGTAGGCCCAGAGGTGGTGAAGGACCCCGCGTTCCTGGTCAACCGGTCACTGGAGGACTTCGTCACGTGGGTGGACGGCTCCGCCATCAAGCGGCATGTTATGGAGTATAATGATATG CGGGATGATTTTGATCTTCTTTGA
- the LOC134661696 gene encoding cap-specific mRNA (nucleoside-2'-O-)-methyltransferase 2 isoform X1, translating into MHKNDYGFLQSRHKHHKRHQDEEFDEELNTLFNKKFRFRFDSDWKLPPADAWFSAPPWKVKELETLKSRLNFHKSQLNDFDIEEWSSHTRRRNPSGEVCWKIRCLVNPEFLTQAWTKFYECASSYRIIPSEAVISREMVSLHLCEAPGAFITSLNHYLKQNYEEIEWKWLANTLNPYYEGNSPGNMISDDRFMLHTLQHWHFGTDNTGNLMDWTNSQAIVKDANKLGKVLLATADGSIDCVQKPDAQEEATSPLHYCETVTALQALSPGGTFVFKLFTTFEHSTVGLLYLLNHLFGEVNIYKPVTSRQGNSEVYAICLQYKGSDQLKEYLPKLKSAYGTNLYSDKSLFSLENIPETFIKQVEECAYYFSSLQCQVINNNLQAYLMQNSIPFAIDVKKLRSVVAAEFIRQYDMRPLDYEQEVLKGVLHEENKVNTNPRYHRGSYTKRQLYAKMTLKEKCKSLSGFLQTDILNLLIFIQETIRWKCFYDKDVEIDTVFTYGLPLQKVNSSKFIFVPIFKLYQQILAEEEFVNVIRGQSNDTKLLDVIGEKLFLPDLENGESYNDYEKRCFSILLVSLRNLPLGESLILTNFATLTHFNISVLYVLSKKCFEKTGFSSDAIILSNMLSKQGLQILKDVENECVSGRECGTGTQDVWNFLPVRMTNVGDFFGSIVLYNNTFYRNRCVDYLDLLEQTLCNNEQV; encoded by the exons ATGCATAAGAACGACTATGGCTTCTTACAATCGCGTCATAAACATCACAAGCGGCATCAGGACGAAGAATTTGATGAGGAACTGAATACGTTGTTCAATAAAAAGTTTCGTTTTCGTTTCGACTCGGATTGGAAGCTACCGCCTGCTGACGCTTGGTTCTCGGCGCCGCCGTGGAAGGTGAAGGAGCTGGAGACGCTGAAGAGCCGCCTGAACTTCCACAAGAGTCAGTTGAACGACTTCGATATCGAGGAGTGGAGTAGTCACACCCGGCGACGGAACCCCTCCGGTGAGGTGTGTTGGAAGATCAG GTGCCTGGTGAACCCAGAATTCCTGACACAAGCATGGACAAAGTTCTACGAGTGTGCAAGCTCCTATCGGATCATTCCGTCTGAGGCTGTGATATCCCGCGAGATGGTGTCCTTGCATCTCTGTGAGGCTCCAGGGGCGTTCATAACTTCACTCAATCATTATTTGAAGCAGAACTATGAAGAAATTGAG TGGAAATGGTTAGCCAACACTCTGAACCCGTACTACGAGGGCAACTCGCCTGGCAACATGATCAGCGACGACCGCTTCATGCTGCATACCCTGCAGCACTGGCATTTTGGCACCGACAACACGGGCAACCTGATGGATTGGACCAACAGCCAAGCTATAGTCAAAGACGCCAACAAGCTGGGCAag GTTCTTCTGGCGACGGCTGACGGTTCCATCGATTGCGTTCAGAAGCCCGACGCGCAGGAGGAGGCCACTTCGCCGCTGCACTACTGCGAGACCGTCACCGCGCTGCAGGCGCTCAGCCCGG GAGGCACGTTCGTGTTCAAACTGTTCACCACCTTCGAGCACTCCACCGTGGGGCTGCTCTACCTCCTGAACCACCTCTTCGGGGAAGTCAACATCTACAAGCCAGTCACCTCGCGCCAGGGCAACTCCGAGGTCTACGCCATCTGCCTCCAGTACAAGGGAAGCGATCAGCTCAAGGAATACCTACCGAAACTCAAGTCCGCCTATGGAACAAATTTGTACAGCGACAAGTCCCTTTTCAGTCTTGAAAACATACCGGAGACTTTCATAAAGCAGGTAGAGGAGTGCGCCTACTACTTCAGCAGTCTCCAGTGTCAAGTCATCAATAACAATTTACAGGCCTATTTGATGCAAAACAGCATACCGTTTGCAATTGATGTGAAGAAACTAAGATCAGTCGTAGCCGCTGAGTTTATAAGACAGTATGATATGAGGCCGCTTGATTATGAGCAGGAGGTTCTTAAAGGAGTGCTAcatgaagaaaataaagttaatacTAACCCGAGATACCACCGAGGATCATATACGAAAAGACAGTTGTACGCAAAAATGACTTTAAAAGAGAAATGCAAAAGTTTAAGCGGCTTCCTACAGACGGATATTCTAAATTTACTCATATTTATCCAAGAAACTATAAGATGGAAATGTTTTTATGATAAAGATGTGGAAATAGATACGGTATTCACATACGGGTTGCCGTTGCAGAAAGTCAACAGTTCCAAATTCATATTCGTTCCGATATTCAAGTTGTATCAGCAGATATTGGCTGAAGAGGAATTTGTGAATGTGATCCGAGGCCAATCAAATGATACTAAACTGTTAGATGTGATTGGTGAGAAGCTGTTCCTGCCAGATTTAGAGAACGGAGAGAGCTATAATGACTATGAGAAACGCTGTTTCTCAATATTATTAGTCTCTCTAAGAAACTTGCCTCTCGGAGAATCTttgattttaacaaactttGCAACGCTCACTCACTTCAACATAAGCGTGTTATACGTTTTAAGCAAGAAGTGCTTCGAAAAGACCGGATTTTCATCGGATGCTATTATACTAAGCAACATGTTAAGTAAGCAAGGCCTGCAGATTTTAAAAGACGTCGAAAATGAGTGTGTGAGTGGGAGGGAGTGTGGGACAGGGACGCAAGACGTGTGGAACTTTTTGCCGGTGCGAATGACGAATGTGGGCGACTTCTTTGGTAGCATTGTTTTATATAACAATACGTTTTACAGAAACAGGTGTGTGGACTATCTAGACTTGTTGGAACAAACGCTATGCAATAATGAACAAGTGTAA
- the LOC134661696 gene encoding cap-specific mRNA (nucleoside-2'-O-)-methyltransferase 2 isoform X2, producing the protein MVSLHLCEAPGAFITSLNHYLKQNYEEIEWKWLANTLNPYYEGNSPGNMISDDRFMLHTLQHWHFGTDNTGNLMDWTNSQAIVKDANKLGKVLLATADGSIDCVQKPDAQEEATSPLHYCETVTALQALSPGGTFVFKLFTTFEHSTVGLLYLLNHLFGEVNIYKPVTSRQGNSEVYAICLQYKGSDQLKEYLPKLKSAYGTNLYSDKSLFSLENIPETFIKQVEECAYYFSSLQCQVINNNLQAYLMQNSIPFAIDVKKLRSVVAAEFIRQYDMRPLDYEQEVLKGVLHEENKVNTNPRYHRGSYTKRQLYAKMTLKEKCKSLSGFLQTDILNLLIFIQETIRWKCFYDKDVEIDTVFTYGLPLQKVNSSKFIFVPIFKLYQQILAEEEFVNVIRGQSNDTKLLDVIGEKLFLPDLENGESYNDYEKRCFSILLVSLRNLPLGESLILTNFATLTHFNISVLYVLSKKCFEKTGFSSDAIILSNMLSKQGLQILKDVENECVSGRECGTGTQDVWNFLPVRMTNVGDFFGSIVLYNNTFYRNRCVDYLDLLEQTLCNNEQV; encoded by the exons ATGGTGTCCTTGCATCTCTGTGAGGCTCCAGGGGCGTTCATAACTTCACTCAATCATTATTTGAAGCAGAACTATGAAGAAATTGAG TGGAAATGGTTAGCCAACACTCTGAACCCGTACTACGAGGGCAACTCGCCTGGCAACATGATCAGCGACGACCGCTTCATGCTGCATACCCTGCAGCACTGGCATTTTGGCACCGACAACACGGGCAACCTGATGGATTGGACCAACAGCCAAGCTATAGTCAAAGACGCCAACAAGCTGGGCAag GTTCTTCTGGCGACGGCTGACGGTTCCATCGATTGCGTTCAGAAGCCCGACGCGCAGGAGGAGGCCACTTCGCCGCTGCACTACTGCGAGACCGTCACCGCGCTGCAGGCGCTCAGCCCGG GAGGCACGTTCGTGTTCAAACTGTTCACCACCTTCGAGCACTCCACCGTGGGGCTGCTCTACCTCCTGAACCACCTCTTCGGGGAAGTCAACATCTACAAGCCAGTCACCTCGCGCCAGGGCAACTCCGAGGTCTACGCCATCTGCCTCCAGTACAAGGGAAGCGATCAGCTCAAGGAATACCTACCGAAACTCAAGTCCGCCTATGGAACAAATTTGTACAGCGACAAGTCCCTTTTCAGTCTTGAAAACATACCGGAGACTTTCATAAAGCAGGTAGAGGAGTGCGCCTACTACTTCAGCAGTCTCCAGTGTCAAGTCATCAATAACAATTTACAGGCCTATTTGATGCAAAACAGCATACCGTTTGCAATTGATGTGAAGAAACTAAGATCAGTCGTAGCCGCTGAGTTTATAAGACAGTATGATATGAGGCCGCTTGATTATGAGCAGGAGGTTCTTAAAGGAGTGCTAcatgaagaaaataaagttaatacTAACCCGAGATACCACCGAGGATCATATACGAAAAGACAGTTGTACGCAAAAATGACTTTAAAAGAGAAATGCAAAAGTTTAAGCGGCTTCCTACAGACGGATATTCTAAATTTACTCATATTTATCCAAGAAACTATAAGATGGAAATGTTTTTATGATAAAGATGTGGAAATAGATACGGTATTCACATACGGGTTGCCGTTGCAGAAAGTCAACAGTTCCAAATTCATATTCGTTCCGATATTCAAGTTGTATCAGCAGATATTGGCTGAAGAGGAATTTGTGAATGTGATCCGAGGCCAATCAAATGATACTAAACTGTTAGATGTGATTGGTGAGAAGCTGTTCCTGCCAGATTTAGAGAACGGAGAGAGCTATAATGACTATGAGAAACGCTGTTTCTCAATATTATTAGTCTCTCTAAGAAACTTGCCTCTCGGAGAATCTttgattttaacaaactttGCAACGCTCACTCACTTCAACATAAGCGTGTTATACGTTTTAAGCAAGAAGTGCTTCGAAAAGACCGGATTTTCATCGGATGCTATTATACTAAGCAACATGTTAAGTAAGCAAGGCCTGCAGATTTTAAAAGACGTCGAAAATGAGTGTGTGAGTGGGAGGGAGTGTGGGACAGGGACGCAAGACGTGTGGAACTTTTTGCCGGTGCGAATGACGAATGTGGGCGACTTCTTTGGTAGCATTGTTTTATATAACAATACGTTTTACAGAAACAGGTGTGTGGACTATCTAGACTTGTTGGAACAAACGCTATGCAATAATGAACAAGTGTAA
- the LOC134661534 gene encoding innexin shaking-B isoform X2 encodes MLFYAPRWLWKSWEGGKIRALMMDLDVGVCTEIEKKTKKKLILDYLWENLRYHNWWAYRYYLCEGLALVNVIGQMFLMNRFFDGEFMAFGLNVIEYMESDQEDRVDPMIYVFPRMVKCTLFNKFGSSGEVERHDALCILPLNVVNEKIYVFLWFWFVILGILTFITLLYRVVIIFSPRMRVYMMRMRFRLVRRDNVDTIVRRSKMGDWYLLYILGENLDSVIFRDIMHEFANKLNHNYQHHIHGVPDA; translated from the exons ATGCTGTTCTATGCCCCCCGCTGGCTGTGGAAGTCCTGGGAGGGCGGCAAGATCCGCGCCCTCATGATGGACCTGGACGTGGGCGTGTGCACCGAGATCGAGAAGAAGACCAAGAAGAAGCTCATCCTGGACTACCTGTGGGAGAACCTGCGGTACCACAACTGGTGGGCCTACCGGTACTACCTGTGCGAGGGGCTCGCTCTTGTCaatgttatag GGCAAATGTTCCTGATGAACCGCTTCTTCGACGGCGAGTTCATGGCGTTCGGCCTCAACGTCATCGAGTACATGGAGTCCGACCAGGAGGACCGCGTGGACCCCATGATCTATGTCTTCCCGAG GATGGTAAAGTGCACGCTGTTCAACAAGTTCGGCTCCTCGGGCGAGGTGGAGAGGCACGACGCCCTCTGCATCCTGCCCCTGAACGTGGTCAACGAGAAGATCTACGTGTTCCTCTGGTTCTGGTTCGTGATCCTCGGCATCCTCACCTTCATCACCCTCCTCTACCGCGTCGTCATCATCTTCTCTCCGCGCATGAGGGTCTACATGATGCGCATGCGCTTCAGGCTCGTCCGGCGGGACAACGTCGACACTATCGTCCGCAGATCCAAGATGGGAGACTGGTATCTACTGTACATCCTTGGAGAGAACTTGGACTCTGTGATCTTCAGGGATATCATGCACGAGTTTGCTAACAAGCTAAACCACAACTATCAGCATCATATCCACGGGGTTCCTGACGCGTGA